The following is a genomic window from Osmerus eperlanus chromosome 18, fOsmEpe2.1, whole genome shotgun sequence.
TTATTAAGTGTGTTTCTCAACGCTCCGCGTGCCCCGGCTTCCTTTCATATTCAAATAAGGAAGGAGGCGGGAGCCGGgggatctctccctccatgcccCACTCCTTCTTGCTTCAAACACTGCAACAATAACAagacccacagccccccccccccccccccccaaaaaaaacaaacaaaaaaaaaacacacgccTTCATCTCCGTGGCACCCACAGAAACGCACGGGCGGAGGTGGCCCTTGTGGTGTCTGTCCGTCCACAGGCCTCACCAATCCCAGCCCTTCCAATCGGCACGTCGGCTATGTCGGCTATGTCCGTTGTCACCTCTGCGGCGCGCTGCTTTTTCTTTTAAAGCCGGGCTGCCTTCTCGGAGAGCTGGGGGCGTTCGATAGTTTCTGTCACGTGAACGTggttcctcgctctctcccctccaggctGACGGGAAGGGGCTGGACAGGGGCCTGCTGCCCGACGCCAACGGGAAGGAGCCCAGCCCggcggggcagagggagggggccaaGTGGCAGAAGCCGCGGATCACCCGGAAGTCTCTGATGAAGTGTTGTCTCGTCAAGTGGATCATCGCCAGCACGGCGACCCAGGACCCAGGTACGGGGGGGTCCCCGAGGCCGCGTGGGGCGACGAGCACGGGCTACGTCGCCGCTGGGAAACACGTGTGCGAGGgctgtgggaggagagagaagccaaggcagagaggagaaggagcagaaggGGAGACGACAGGACAGACGCTTCCAATCCCCTGTATTATTGGAATTCATTAATTTTAATGATTCCTCCGTCCTATAGAACTATATTTAAAACTCCCATCTTCTCATTCCTCCCTTTGGCCCGTGGACTGCTTACAACAACGGGCGctcctcctctttgtctcccGGTGCCACTTTAGCTTCCAGCCGATCTATCTATCAATAGACCTCTTTTCTTCCCTTTCTTGTTCGTTTTGGCTCCCCCTTTTGTCCCAGCGAATCGATCATTTCACAGGCTAGTTATGTTTGCTAAGCTGTTGgtctattccctctctctctctctctctctctctctctctctctctctctctctctctctctttctctctctctctttttcccacaTGACATATTGTTTTTTGAACTATCAGTGAGCGTTCATTTGGGAGGCTTGGGGGTCAATGTAAATCAAATCTATCTCAGGCAGAAGGAATGTGGGCAGAGGTTTAAATAAGATTACAGTGACTCATAGCCTCTTGAAACTTTCCCGATTGCTGGAAATCAGTTTAATATCCATGTGAATTTTTACGTATGTGGACCTCTTTTATGCAGCCATATGAAAAAGCAGACACATTTGTCGGATGTactagggagggagtcaggtggctgagcggttagggaatcgggccagttcgattcccggccatgcaaaatgacgttgtgtccttgggcaaggcaattcaccctacttgcctcgggggaatgtccctgtacttactgtaagtcgctctggataagagcgtttgctaaatgtaaatgtactaaatCAGAAAATCTAGTTGTGCTCCCTTAAAGCTTTACGAATAGCACGGCCACTCTATGTAGTTGAAGAGACTTGGAAGGCCAGCGTGGGCCGTCATACACCCTGCATGGCCTCATTTTCCCTGCTTGTCTAAATTATTGACAGTATCTCGCCGTGCGTGCTTTAGACGGGGTTCAACGTGTGCATGCAAGCGAGGAGCACAGAGGCCCTCTCAATCTCCGCGGCCGCTGCTGCCGCGTTAATCCTGAAATCTCCCTCTCGGTCTCCGCTGCAGCATCTGCCGTGTTAATCCTGaaatctccctctctgctctgcttcaactctccagccctcccaccaaTCCCACCTCAGAGAGAACTGAGGGGGCAGTGCAACGTTTAGGCCGCCGATTAGAAACTGTTATtagaaaagcatttttttttcctCATTCGGATCAGTCTGGTACACGCATGGCTCTGGGCTGAGAGACTGATTGTGAACCGGTTTTTGGTTGACCTACGGACAAGTGCGCAGATTACCgttctgtttgtgtgagtgaggtgtgtctgcgtgcgtgagtgtgtgtgggtgggtgcgtgtgtgtgtgcctcaccatGGTTGAAGCCGTAACGTGCATGGATTGCCATCTGCTGGGTGATACTGAACATAACATAACAGTTCTTGATATGCACGCCAAGTGAAGGTCTCCTCCTCGTGGTCTCCgcatcaaaacacacatacagcagaCAGTGTCTGTAAATGATGATAACGTACATACACgtcatatatttacatttagtcatttagcaaatgctcttatccagagcgacttacagtgagtacagggacatacccccaaagcaagtagggtgaagtgccttggccaaggacacaacataatttagcacggccgagaatcgaaccgggAACCGGCAACcgtctgattaatagccagattctctaaccactcagccatctgactccctgactctaGTGCTTCTATTATATATCAGGCATATTATTGCATATATTACGCCATGTATTGATCACAGATCAGAACATCAGAAAGGTTGTATGAATACAGTAAACTGTCCTGAAGTATTAGAGCAACGGAAGAATGAGAGAATGACAGATCACAGGATGGTCTTGaagtaatgggggggggggttctataTGACATAGGCTTACACAGTGATCCTTAATGCACCCATTATTGCTCTTATTAAAATTTTATCATGAGATCGGATTAGACACACACCCAAATTTCCCGCATCGGAGTCTTTTAAGTCAGTGAGTTGATGCTACGTGGTCAGCATTTTGGGAGCTGGGGAATTTTGCTGTTGCATCCCGTGTTTTGACCCCCTCGGACCTCCTGGAGGTGTTGAGCGGGGTCTCACTCACAGTGGGAACTGGACACATCGGAGGCATGCAAGGTAATCCATGATCCTAATGTAACAGCACTTTTAGAAGCAAGATCTCATAACACTTATCTCAGGCCACAGATCATTTGACCGGACCTCACCACTCCCTGAAAGAGTGCATATTCAAGTACTCCTATCAActaccccccccctttccttctcACTTAAACTTACGCCATTAAGATGTGCACTCTCAGCAGTTGCAAACTGTCAGAGCATTCTTTCCTGATCCTTCCATCTTCCAACAACAGATCAAAGACTCAGGTCAAAACAAGGAAGTATTGGGTAGGTTAGAAGATCATCGAGTCAGATATAGGTTGGATGAGGTTGGATATAGGTTGGATTCTAGATAAAAATCTGTTCGCTGACACTTATTCAACTCAATTCAACTGACGGCAGGTCTACCAGAGCAGCCTGAATGAGACAGGCAGCgccatgcagggcagggcagggcaaggCAGACTCCCTCGCGCTAAGTGCTGGTCATATTCCACCCCATCAGGAAGATGTGGATCAATGCCTGGTTTACAGCTTTACAGCACATTCTTGTAATGACTGGCCAAACAAGGAAACCTTCTTGCCATCAATTAGAAActattagtaaaaaaaaaaaaaaaacgacatcGATCCCATCAGGCTTTGGGCTACGACCCCccttttgtctctttctctctgtgtctgtctcacttGTTCATGAAGCTGTTCATGGAGAACACCCCCGACTGATTTAGGCTTCACAGGCTCTGGAGAGACCCGCAGTACACGGACAGACAGCTTTCACTGGACCAACTGTAGCTGAAGGGGGGAATGTGGTCATGAGGTCTTCTCCATGGTTTTTGGAACGTAGCGCACAAACCACATCGACAGAATGAAGAACGGGCTGGACTAAGAAGGAATATGATGAGCGCAGATCTGTTTTGATGAGGCTATGACGCGAGTGGATTACTTAGATGGTTTTAATGCTCATTATTTGAACTACAACTTGGCCGGTGGAACTCGTGCCAttggggacagagagatgaagggtgTCACGTGCAAGTGTCTGAACACAGACGTGTTGTTTCCTGGCGTCTCTCTATTACTGTAGTTGGATATTTGTGCGGGGAAGCACCAGGGAATTGTTGTTATGTCGTCGTAAAAGCATTCAAATGCTAAGGGCTTGTCAATTAGTTGCATAGCAAAGGAGTACGCTCCACTGATGTCAGTCAGAGCGGGTGATGGATGGCATGGAAGTGATAGCTTTTGCTGTTGTCATCGCTCTGTTTTATGTGGTTCTCAAGCAGTTTGGCATATGGGAACCCCTGTCATTGGACGGTAAGAGACAGGGGCAGAAAACGTGCTGTGTCTGGCCTTCTTTAGATTTGGGCAAGCCTGCAGAGATCTCTTCCTATTAGAAATCTCTTGTATGCATTCAAGAATGAGAAACGTTTGGAACTTATACACTGTAACTGCCTCTTTCAAACTGACTGTATATGTTTGTCTTTTCTCTTATGTTTCCCCCATATCCTTCTACaatctcccctctgtccttcaCCACATcatttttcaatttttttgatACGTAAGATGGTAAGCGCACACAATAGTAACTCCCTCTTATTTTTTGCTTCAACCAGTTTTGGGGGGTATTTCACTCGTATCATTTTCCTGCACAGCACCTGTATTTGTTTGCCTTGTTCTTTCGTAGTCTTGCAGCCtccactcttcctcctctgagcttcccttgcactTTCACCTGTGTACCCTTTCTCTGCCTGCCCGCTGTTTTCTTCGCCATCTCTGTCCGCGTCTTTTCTCGACCCATTCCCTCCCTGCAACTCCTCAATCCCCCCCACACAATGTACCGACCGACTTTGCCGCGCATCCTCACGCCGCACTTCGGTATCCCTCTCACGCTCTCCTCGTTCTTCTCTGCCTTTCGCTTCCCACTTTCTTCCTTCTTTCTGCGTTGCcctcctttccttttctctcgctttctctccaaTCTGTCCCTCTCTATCAGAAAGTGGGGACAGTGATCTGGAGCTGTCTGCCGTCCGTCACCAGCCCGAGGGCTTGGAGCAGCTGCAGGCCCAGACCAAGTTCACCCGGAAGGAGCTTCAGTCACTTTACAGAGGCTTCAAAAACGTGTGGTTGGGCTCATGGGATCAGGGTGGGGCGGAGGATTAGTTGAACTTAACAACTGTGATGTAACACAGCTATCCAAATGGGAAATACGTTTTTTTCATTTGGTGGAAATACTCTGTCGAGTAATTTTACGCCTGTTTGATACTCCATTGGCAGATGTGTTGACATACCATTATAATCAGCCAAAACAGCAGCTTTTGAATTCTAGTGTTCTGTACATTCTAGTAACCTGTCGGTTTGGTTTGGCTTCACACCGAGACCTAAGGGCTGCCTTGTTTCCCTCTATGCAGGAATGTCCAAGTGGCTTGGTGGATGAGGAAACGTTCAAGACTATCTACTCTCAATTCTTCCCTCAGGGAGGTAAGTGTGTGATGCAAACTCAGCAGAGGAGATGGCAAAGTAGCAGACATTGCTACTGATCAATCCCCCAGAGTCAAACATTCACTTGTACAAACTTTGAAAGCCATTTACAGTTTAGTCAGATAGTTACTAATTTACACATCCCTGACCCTACGTCTCTTGCATGGTCAACCTTGGTACTGTTTAGAGAAAGTGTATGCATATGAATCTGTAGTTATATATAGCTAAacattatatattatttttgttaCTGCTCCACAGATGCCACCACATACGCACATTTTCTGTTCAATGCTTTTGACTCGGACAGAAATGGCTCTATACGTTTTGAGGTAAGCCGAGCATGGGGTCCATAACTACTGCTAATTCTTGTCAAATGTATGTAATCAGTCCTAATAACGTGTTTGATATGAGCTAACCTGAGGCAGGTATTACAGCAACGCTGAGTTTTTAAACCTTCTTTTGAAGGACTTTGTGATTGGGTTGTCAGTGCTACTAAGAGGGTCTGTGACAGAAAAACTGCGCTGGGCTTTCAACCTGTACGATATCAACAAAGATGGCTACGTCACTAAAGAGGTACAGTGACATACAGTCCTTCTATGGTGCCATGACTACATGGCACCATAGTGCTACATTTTCATATTCTGCAGCATTACACAAAACGGCCAATCGTGTGCTGACACTCATGTACGCGATTTAAGAATCTGCAagtgttttgtttctttttcagGAGATGCTGGCCATTATGACATCCATTTATGACATGATGGGCAGATACACGTCCCCCAGTGTACGAGATGATGACCCCGTGGAGCACGTCGAGAAGTTCTTTCAGGTACACGTGTCTAGATTCCAGTGGACATGCTCCACTTTTGACAATGCTGTGACAGTGGGGGACTTGTTTTGAGGCCATACTGACGTGCTGTTTTGACCTCTTCAAGAAAATGGACCGTAACCGAGACGGGGTGGTGACCATCGACGAGTTTATTGAGACATGTCAAAAGGTAAACACGTCTTGTGTCGCCATTTTGTAAAGTGATACTATCAGTGGGTACAATCTCAGACTTCCCTGTTTTGCTGTCAAACCGCACAATGTGACCTTGTAGGTTAAGACGTATTCGATAACacccaattgctgtgaaagtaccaagtcaatgaagggAATAGTGAAGTGCgcgttcaagacaaaatcaacgtatttattacatatgtaaggtgcaggtgtctgatac
Proteins encoded in this region:
- the LOC134038466 gene encoding calsenilin-like isoform X2; protein product: MDGMEVIAFAVVIALFYVVLKQFGIWEPLSLDESGDSDLELSAVRHQPEGLEQLQAQTKFTRKELQSLYRGFKNECPSGLVDEETFKTIYSQFFPQGDATTYAHFLFNAFDSDRNGSIRFEDFVIGLSVLLRGSVTEKLRWAFNLYDINKDGYVTKEEMLAIMTSIYDMMGRYTSPSVRDDDPVEHVEKFFQKMDRNRDGVVTIDEFIETCQKDENIMASMQLFENVI
- the LOC134038466 gene encoding calsenilin-like isoform X1; its protein translation is MQADGKGLDRGLLPDANGKEPSPAGQREGAKWQKPRITRKSLMKCCLVKWIIASTATQDPESGDSDLELSAVRHQPEGLEQLQAQTKFTRKELQSLYRGFKNECPSGLVDEETFKTIYSQFFPQGDATTYAHFLFNAFDSDRNGSIRFEDFVIGLSVLLRGSVTEKLRWAFNLYDINKDGYVTKEEMLAIMTSIYDMMGRYTSPSVRDDDPVEHVEKFFQKMDRNRDGVVTIDEFIETCQKDENIMASMQLFENVI